A DNA window from Bacteroides cellulosilyticus contains the following coding sequences:
- the ybaK gene encoding Cys-tRNA(Pro) deacylase — protein sequence MKINKTNAARLLDKAKIPYELIPYEVDENDLSAIHVADSLGENIEQVFKTLVLHGDKNGYFVCVIPGEHEVDLKLAAKASGNKKCDLIPMKELLPLTGYIRGGCTPIGMKKPFPTYIHESCLNYPYIYISAGQRGLQLKLDPNDLIKEVHAEVCILFHD from the coding sequence ATGAAAATCAATAAAACGAATGCGGCGAGGCTTTTGGATAAAGCCAAAATACCATACGAACTCATTCCCTATGAAGTGGATGAAAACGATTTAAGCGCTATTCATGTGGCGGACAGTTTGGGGGAGAATATCGAACAGGTATTCAAAACCCTTGTCCTGCATGGCGATAAGAATGGCTATTTCGTATGTGTCATCCCCGGTGAGCATGAGGTAGATTTAAAATTGGCGGCTAAGGCTTCCGGTAATAAGAAGTGTGATCTTATTCCGATGAAAGAATTACTTCCTTTGACGGGATATATTCGTGGTGGATGTACTCCTATCGGCATGAAGAAACCTTTTCCTACATACATTCATGAATCTTGTCTCAATTATCCTTATATCTACATAAGCGCAGGTCAGCGTGGCCTGCAACTTAAACTTGATCCAAATGATTTAATTAAGGAGGTTCATGCTGAAGTTTGCATCCTTTTTCATGACTAA
- the uvrA gene encoding excinuclease ABC subunit UvrA has translation MTEETEYINVYGARVHNLKNIDAEIPRNSLTVITGLSGSGKSSLAFDTIFAEGQRRYIETFSAYARNFLGNLERPDVDKITGLSPVISIEQKTTNKNPRSTVGTTTEIYDYLRLLYARAGIAYSYLSGERMVKYTEEQILDLILNDYKGKKIYILAPLVRTRKGHYKELFEQVRKKGYLYVRVDGEIREALPGMKLDRYKNHDIEVVIDKLVVTDKDDVRLKNSVATAMQQGDGLLMILDLQSENVRHYSKRLMCPVTGLSYREPAPHNFSFNSPQGACPKCKGLGVVNQIDVEKVIPDRELSIYEGAVIPLGKYKNSMIFWQIAALLEKYEATLKTPVKELPDEAIDEILYGSDERIKIKSSLIGTSSDYFVTFEGVVKYIQMLQEKDASATAQKWAEQFAKTAVCPECKGARLNKEALHFRIHDKNIYELSCMDINELYDWLMNVDQYLDNKQKQIAVEILKEIRTRLKFLLDVGLDYLALDRGSVTLSGGESQRIRLATQIGSQLVNVLYILDEPSIGLHQRDNQRLIHSLKELRDIGNSVIVVEHDKDMMMAADYVIDMGPKAGRLGGEVVFAGTPKEMLETHTLTSQYLNGEREIEIPQKRREGNGHSLWLRGARGNNLKGVDVEFPLGKLICVTGVSGSGKSTLINETLQPILSQKFYRSLQDPLEYDSIEGLENIDKVVNVDQSPLGRTPRSNPATYTGVFSDIRNLFVGLPEAKIRGYKPGRFSFNVSGGRCEACQGNGYKTIEMNFLPDVYVPCEVCHGKRYNRETLEVRFKGKSIADVLDMTINRAVEFFENVPQILNKIKVIQEVGLGYIKLGQSSTTLSGGESQRVKLATELSKRDTGKTLYILDEPTTGLHFEDIRVLMNVLNKLVDKGNTVIVIEHNLDVIKMADYIIDMGPDGGKGGGQLLSCGTPEEVAKSKKGYTPKFLREELKG, from the coding sequence ATGACAGAAGAAACAGAATACATCAATGTATATGGTGCGCGCGTGCACAATCTAAAAAATATCGATGCGGAAATTCCCCGTAACAGCCTTACCGTTATTACGGGACTGAGCGGAAGCGGCAAGTCGTCCTTGGCATTCGACACGATTTTTGCCGAAGGACAGCGTCGGTATATCGAAACATTTTCTGCGTATGCCCGCAATTTCCTGGGAAATCTGGAGCGTCCCGATGTCGATAAGATTACGGGATTGAGTCCGGTTATTTCTATTGAACAAAAAACGACGAATAAGAATCCCCGCTCTACAGTCGGCACTACAACGGAAATTTATGATTATTTACGTTTGCTTTATGCACGTGCCGGTATAGCTTATTCTTATCTTTCGGGTGAAAGAATGGTAAAATACACTGAAGAGCAAATCCTTGATTTGATCCTGAATGATTATAAAGGCAAGAAAATTTATATTCTGGCTCCATTAGTCCGTACTCGTAAGGGGCATTATAAAGAACTGTTCGAACAGGTGCGTAAGAAAGGGTATCTCTATGTTCGTGTAGACGGTGAAATCAGGGAGGCATTACCCGGCATGAAGCTGGACCGCTATAAGAATCATGATATAGAAGTGGTTATTGATAAGCTGGTTGTGACGGATAAAGATGATGTTCGTCTGAAAAACAGTGTGGCTACCGCGATGCAGCAAGGTGACGGCCTGTTGATGATACTTGATTTGCAATCCGAAAATGTTCGTCACTATAGTAAGCGGTTGATGTGTCCTGTTACCGGGTTGTCCTACCGTGAGCCGGCACCCCACAATTTTTCATTCAACTCTCCGCAAGGTGCTTGCCCTAAATGTAAGGGATTGGGAGTTGTGAATCAGATTGATGTGGAAAAAGTGATTCCGGATCGGGAGCTTTCTATATACGAAGGAGCTGTCATTCCATTAGGTAAGTACAAGAATAGCATGATTTTCTGGCAGATTGCCGCTTTATTGGAAAAATATGAAGCTACCCTGAAGACTCCTGTTAAGGAATTGCCGGATGAAGCCATTGATGAAATTCTCTACGGTTCGGATGAACGTATTAAGATTAAAAGCTCCCTTATCGGCACTTCCTCCGATTACTTTGTAACGTTTGAGGGAGTAGTGAAGTATATTCAGATGTTACAGGAAAAGGATGCTTCCGCTACTGCGCAAAAGTGGGCGGAACAATTTGCTAAGACTGCTGTATGCCCTGAATGTAAAGGAGCGAGGTTGAATAAAGAAGCCCTTCATTTCCGTATCCATGATAAGAATATTTATGAACTGTCTTGTATGGATATCAATGAGCTTTACGACTGGTTGATGAATGTCGATCAGTATCTGGATAATAAACAGAAACAAATTGCTGTCGAGATATTGAAAGAAATCCGCACCCGTTTGAAATTCCTGTTGGATGTGGGACTGGATTACCTTGCTCTTGACCGTGGTTCTGTAACCCTTTCCGGCGGTGAGAGCCAGCGTATCCGTTTGGCTACTCAAATCGGTTCGCAATTGGTGAATGTGCTTTATATTCTTGATGAGCCGAGTATTGGCTTGCATCAGCGGGATAACCAGCGGCTAATTCATTCTCTGAAAGAGCTGAGGGATATCGGTAACTCCGTCATTGTTGTGGAGCATGATAAGGATATGATGATGGCTGCCGATTATGTGATTGATATGGGACCGAAAGCCGGACGCTTGGGTGGTGAGGTTGTTTTTGCAGGAACTCCCAAGGAAATGTTGGAGACGCATACGCTGACATCGCAATATCTCAATGGTGAACGTGAGATAGAAATACCCCAAAAACGTCGTGAAGGTAATGGACATAGCCTTTGGCTGCGTGGTGCACGGGGGAATAACCTGAAAGGGGTAGATGTGGAATTTCCTCTTGGTAAGTTGATCTGTGTCACCGGTGTATCCGGCAGCGGAAAATCTACGCTTATCAACGAAACATTGCAACCTATTCTTTCGCAGAAGTTCTATCGCTCGCTTCAGGATCCTCTGGAATACGATAGCATCGAAGGATTGGAAAACATCGATAAGGTGGTAAATGTGGATCAGTCTCCGTTGGGGCGTACGCCGCGTTCTAATCCGGCCACTTATACGGGAGTCTTTTCTGATATTCGTAATTTGTTTGTAGGATTACCGGAAGCCAAGATACGCGGTTATAAACCGGGGCGCTTCTCCTTTAATGTAAGTGGCGGACGTTGTGAAGCGTGCCAGGGAAATGGTTACAAAACAATTGAAATGAACTTCCTGCCCGATGTATATGTACCCTGTGAAGTCTGTCATGGCAAACGCTATAATCGTGAGACATTGGAAGTGCGCTTCAAGGGAAAATCCATTGCTGATGTACTGGATATGACCATTAACCGTGCGGTGGAGTTCTTTGAAAATGTGCCGCAGATTCTGAATAAGATTAAGGTGATACAGGAAGTCGGTCTGGGATATATAAAGTTGGGACAATCTTCCACCACACTTTCCGGCGGCGAAAGCCAACGTGTGAAATTGGCTACGGAACTTTCCAAGCGAGATACGGGAAAAACCCTTTATATCCTTGATGAGCCTACTACCGGACTTCACTTCGAGGACATTCGTGTACTGATGAATGTACTTAATAAACTGGTGGACAAAGGTAACACAGTGATTGTCATCGAGCACAATCTGGATGTTATCAAGATGGCAGATTATATCATCGATATGGGTCCTGACGGTGGTAAGGGTGGGGGGCAACTCCTCAGTTGCGGCACACCGGAAGAAGTGGCCAAGAGTAAGAAGGGATATACCCCTAAGTTTTTGCGAGAAGAATTGAAAGGATAA
- a CDS encoding gliding motility-associated C-terminal domain-containing protein: MHFKTEKSDVSADIRLETVIFAGIMRCGLFSYIGCAAMLLLGYLPVWADGGKTELLDMSPVAILLSENGAIPEEKVTISPDDTYTGAAPLEFRFVWRDEDSGGESDETVNLRYEWNFSRDAAFNDIFLTRFDAETIYSFQESGMFYVRLIITDIETEETNISGTFMIRITESELKVPNAFSPNGDGVNDVFRVKHKSLVRFNAYVFNRWGQELYRWGLQNIDAGWDGTAHGKNVPEGVYFIVVEAEGADGVNYKIKSDINILR, from the coding sequence GTGCATTTTAAAACTGAAAAATCCGATGTATCCGCTGATATTCGCTTGGAAACCGTTATTTTTGCAGGTATTATGCGATGCGGATTGTTTTCATATATCGGTTGTGCAGCAATGTTGCTGCTTGGATATTTACCGGTGTGGGCTGACGGGGGAAAGACAGAACTGTTGGATATGTCTCCCGTGGCAATCTTGCTTTCTGAAAACGGAGCAATTCCTGAAGAGAAAGTTACCATTTCGCCAGATGATACATATACCGGTGCTGCTCCTCTTGAATTCCGATTCGTGTGGAGAGACGAAGATTCCGGAGGAGAATCGGACGAAACGGTAAATCTGCGTTATGAGTGGAATTTTTCTCGCGACGCTGCTTTCAACGATATCTTTCTGACACGTTTTGATGCTGAAACTATTTATAGTTTTCAGGAGTCAGGTATGTTTTATGTCCGTCTGATTATAACGGATATTGAGACGGAAGAAACGAATATTTCCGGTACTTTTATGATCCGCATTACTGAATCGGAGCTTAAAGTGCCGAATGCTTTTTCGCCTAATGGCGACGGAGTGAATGATGTGTTTCGTGTAAAGCACAAGTCGCTGGTTCGCTTCAATGCGTATGTTTTCAATCGTTGGGGACAGGAACTTTACCGCTGGGGATTGCAGAATATTGATGCAGGATGGGATGGTACTGCGCATGGAAAGAATGTCCCTGAAGGTGTTTATTTTATAGTGGTAGAAGCGGAGGGAGCAGATGGAGTTAATTACAAGATTAAAAGTGATATTAATATATTAAGATAA
- a CDS encoding LysM peptidoglycan-binding domain-containing protein — protein sequence MRTINRIFCSLLLAGACSLGAIAQENQSYFLHTIEKGQSLYSISSMYGVTQSDIVKLNPGSDEKIFVGRTLRIPRTAANTQTETFHTIAQGETLYRLTVKYGVSAKAICDANPGLSAENFRIGQVIRIPSASETDVVTTENVTEVAIPTIQGPVQSRCRDMHKVKRKETVYSISREYGISEAELIAANPELQGEDKIKKGTFLCIPYPTAQVEKPAQPQVAPSNSELFSENKKETERFSTIKAALILPFLDVSKSEAARMVEYYEGFLMAVDSLKRSGVSIDLYTYNSGPENASLNSILSKKEMKDMDIIFGPLHQQQVKPLADFAQKNDIRLVVPFTSKDNNVFRNPSIYQINTPQSYLYSEVYDHFVRQFPNANVIFIEASTGTKDKVEFIKGLKDELKNRSIPMKSLKEDATVESLKTVLRTDRENIFIPTSGNNMTLIKILPQLTLLVRDNPESNIHLFGYPEWQTYTKDHLEAFFELDTYFYSSFYTNNLLPAAINFTKSYRRWYGKEMDERYPKFGMLGFDTGYFFLKGLSRYGSELEKNMQRMDLVPIQTGFKFQRVNNWGGFINKKVFFVRFTKNYELVKLDYD from the coding sequence ATGAGAACGATTAACCGGATTTTCTGCTCCTTGCTGCTTGCCGGTGCATGCAGTCTCGGAGCTATTGCGCAAGAGAACCAGTCATATTTTCTGCATACCATTGAAAAAGGGCAAAGCCTTTATTCCATATCCAGTATGTATGGTGTCACACAGTCGGACATCGTGAAGTTGAATCCAGGAAGCGATGAAAAAATATTTGTAGGACGCACTCTCCGTATTCCACGGACAGCTGCCAATACTCAGACAGAGACCTTTCACACCATAGCACAAGGCGAGACGCTCTATCGGCTAACCGTCAAGTACGGTGTGTCTGCCAAAGCCATTTGTGATGCCAATCCCGGACTGAGTGCGGAAAACTTCCGCATCGGGCAGGTAATACGCATACCTTCTGCCAGCGAAACCGATGTGGTTACCACTGAAAATGTTACAGAGGTTGCCATCCCCACTATCCAAGGCCCCGTACAATCACGTTGCCGGGATATGCATAAGGTAAAACGGAAAGAAACCGTATACAGCATCAGTCGTGAATATGGCATCTCAGAGGCAGAATTAATAGCTGCCAACCCTGAATTGCAAGGTGAAGATAAGATTAAAAAAGGTACTTTCCTATGTATCCCTTATCCTACCGCACAAGTAGAGAAACCCGCGCAACCACAGGTAGCACCCAGCAACAGTGAATTATTCAGCGAAAATAAAAAAGAAACAGAACGCTTCAGCACTATCAAAGCCGCTCTTATCCTTCCTTTCCTGGATGTTTCCAAAAGTGAAGCGGCACGCATGGTAGAATACTACGAAGGATTCCTCATGGCCGTAGACAGTTTGAAACGCAGTGGAGTTTCCATTGATCTATACACTTACAACTCAGGACCTGAGAATGCGTCTCTGAACTCCATTCTTTCCAAAAAAGAAATGAAAGATATGGATATTATCTTTGGGCCGTTACACCAGCAGCAAGTCAAACCTTTGGCAGATTTTGCACAGAAGAATGATATCCGACTGGTAGTACCGTTTACCTCCAAAGACAATAACGTATTCCGCAATCCGTCCATTTATCAGATTAATACTCCTCAATCATACCTTTATTCTGAAGTGTACGATCACTTTGTACGTCAGTTCCCGAATGCTAACGTAATCTTTATAGAAGCCAGCACGGGCACAAAAGATAAAGTAGAATTTATCAAAGGTCTGAAAGACGAACTGAAAAACCGCTCCATTCCTATGAAATCATTGAAAGAGGATGCAACGGTAGAATCTCTGAAAACAGTATTACGTACCGACCGGGAAAATATATTCATTCCCACTTCGGGAAACAATATGACTTTGATAAAGATACTTCCCCAATTGACTTTGTTGGTTCGCGATAATCCGGAAAGCAATATTCATTTGTTCGGTTATCCGGAATGGCAAACTTATACAAAAGATCACTTGGAAGCATTCTTCGAACTGGATACTTACTTCTATTCATCATTCTATACCAACAACCTGTTACCTGCCGCCATCAATTTCACGAAGAGTTATCGCAGATGGTACGGTAAGGAAATGGACGAACGCTATCCCAAATTCGGAATGTTGGGCTTCGATACCGGCTATTTCTTCCTGAAAGGTCTGTCGCGTTATGGTTCTGAATTAGAAAAGAACATGCAACGCATGGATCTGGTGCCTATCCAGACCGGATTCAAATTCCAACGTGTAAACAATTGGGGTGGATTCATCAACAAGAAAGTATTCTTTGTACGTTTCACCAAGAATTATGAGTTGGTAAAACTGGATTATGATTGA
- a CDS encoding porin family protein, with amino-acid sequence MKMKNSIGAVLLLAAWALPSHAQIGEQRQNFAVGFNGGININSVSFSPTVRQKSLMGINGGLTARYISEKYFSMICGAQVELNFSQHGWSEFDEDHPELEYIRKMNYVEIPLLAHLAFGRDRGVQFFVHAGPQIGFFISDTRKKNDAWNNYTSTPEQHDKNVENKFDYGITGGAGLELRTKAGNFLVEGRYYYALSDFYKSTKKDYFSRSAHGTIVAKITYLFDLKK; translated from the coding sequence ATGAAGATGAAAAATAGTATAGGGGCTGTCTTGTTGCTTGCCGCATGGGCTTTGCCCAGTCATGCACAGATTGGCGAACAACGCCAGAATTTTGCAGTAGGCTTCAACGGTGGTATCAATATCAATAGCGTCAGCTTCTCTCCTACGGTCCGGCAAAAAAGCCTGATGGGTATCAACGGAGGCTTAACAGCACGCTATATCTCCGAGAAATACTTCAGCATGATTTGTGGCGCACAAGTCGAACTGAACTTTTCTCAACATGGTTGGAGTGAATTCGATGAAGATCACCCCGAACTGGAATATATACGCAAGATGAATTATGTAGAAATACCGCTTCTGGCACATCTGGCATTCGGCAGAGACCGTGGAGTGCAGTTTTTCGTTCATGCAGGTCCGCAAATAGGCTTTTTTATCAGCGATACCAGGAAGAAGAATGACGCATGGAACAACTATACCTCTACTCCTGAGCAACACGATAAGAATGTAGAAAACAAATTCGATTATGGTATTACCGGTGGTGCCGGATTGGAACTACGTACCAAAGCCGGTAATTTCCTTGTAGAGGGCAGGTACTACTATGCCCTGTCCGACTTTTACAAAAGTACCAAGAAAGACTATTTCTCCCGTTCAGCACACGGCACTATAGTAGCGAAAATAACCTATCTGTTTGATCTCAAAAAATAA
- a CDS encoding DUF4293 domain-containing protein → MIQRIQSVYLLIVTGLLIAAMCLPVGQFIASDGVTAFVFKPLGVTLASDAFQSTWGLFGILFLSTVVAFCTIFLFRNRMLQVRMTVFNSILLIGYYAAFFVFMFMLKDDLDAMSFQLGWALCLPAISIVLNYLSFRAIYRDEVMVKAADSFRLRK, encoded by the coding sequence ATGATACAACGAATTCAATCTGTCTATTTATTGATTGTGACAGGCTTGCTGATAGCGGCTATGTGTTTGCCGGTAGGGCAATTTATAGCTTCGGATGGAGTTACTGCATTTGTTTTTAAGCCATTGGGTGTGACGTTGGCAAGTGATGCCTTTCAATCTACATGGGGATTATTTGGAATTTTGTTTTTGAGTACTGTTGTGGCATTCTGTACTATTTTCCTGTTTCGTAACCGGATGTTGCAAGTTCGTATGACGGTATTCAACAGTATTTTATTGATTGGATATTATGCGGCATTTTTCGTATTTATGTTTATGTTGAAAGATGATTTGGATGCAATGTCTTTCCAATTAGGTTGGGCGCTTTGTCTCCCCGCGATTTCTATTGTTTTGAATTATTTGTCTTTCCGTGCTATTTATCGTGATGAAGTAATGGTGAAAGCAGCGGATAGTTTCAGATTGAGAAAATAA
- a CDS encoding DNA-directed RNA polymerase subunit omega produces the protein MDYKKTNAPSSTVTRDMMELCADTGNVYETVSIIGKRANQISVEIKSDLSKKLSEFASYNDNLEEVFENREQIEISRYYEKLPKPTLIATQEYVEGKIYYRNPAKEKEKLQ, from the coding sequence ATGGATTACAAGAAAACTAATGCTCCCAGCAGCACGGTTACCCGTGATATGATGGAGTTGTGTGCAGATACCGGTAACGTGTACGAAACCGTATCTATTATAGGTAAGCGTGCAAATCAGATCAGTGTGGAAATCAAAAGTGATCTTTCCAAGAAGCTGTCAGAGTTTGCTTCCTATAATGACAACCTGGAAGAGGTATTCGAAAATCGGGAGCAGATTGAAATTTCACGCTATTATGAGAAATTGCCGAAGCCGACATTGATCGCAACGCAAGAGTACGTTGAAGGTAAGATCTACTATCGTAACCCGGCTAAAGAAAAAGAAAAATTACAGTAA
- a CDS encoding outer membrane protein assembly factor BamD, with amino-acid sequence MKKNILITLLAAVLLSSCGEYNKLLKSTDYEYKYEAAKNYFAKGQYNRAATLLNELIAILKGTDKAEESLYMLGMSYYNQKDYQTAAQTFVQYFNVYPRGTFTELARFHAGKALYLDTPEPRLDQSGTYAAIQQLQMFMEYFPQSSKKEEAQDMIFKLQDKLVMKEYLSAKLYYNLGNYLGNNYQSCVITAQNALKDYPYTNLREDLSILILRAKYEMAIYSVEDKRAERYRETVDEYYAFKNEFPESKYMKEADRIFKDSEKILNEDKQS; translated from the coding sequence ATGAAGAAGAATATCTTAATAACTTTGCTTGCGGCAGTGTTGCTCTCCTCGTGTGGAGAATACAATAAGCTGTTAAAGAGCACCGACTATGAGTATAAGTATGAGGCGGCAAAGAACTACTTCGCAAAAGGACAGTATAATCGTGCTGCAACATTGCTTAATGAGTTAATTGCTATCCTTAAGGGTACGGACAAGGCAGAGGAGTCCCTCTATATGCTGGGTATGAGCTATTATAATCAGAAAGACTATCAGACAGCCGCCCAAACATTCGTTCAATATTTTAATGTATATCCTCGCGGTACGTTTACCGAACTGGCGCGTTTCCATGCAGGAAAAGCATTGTATCTGGATACCCCTGAACCCCGTCTTGACCAGTCTGGTACTTATGCCGCTATTCAGCAATTACAAATGTTCATGGAGTACTTCCCGCAAAGTTCAAAGAAGGAAGAAGCTCAGGATATGATATTTAAGTTGCAGGATAAATTGGTGATGAAAGAATATCTTTCAGCTAAATTGTACTATAACTTGGGTAATTACCTAGGAAACAATTATCAGTCTTGTGTGATTACTGCACAAAACGCTTTGAAGGACTATCCTTATACAAACCTTCGCGAAGACCTCTCTATTCTTATCTTGCGTGCCAAATATGAAATGGCCATATATAGTGTGGAAGATAAGAGAGCAGAGCGTTATCGTGAAACGGTGGATGAATATTACGCTTTCAAGAACGAGTTTCCTGAAAGTAAATATATGAAGGAAGCCGATAGAATCTTTAAAGATTCAGAGAAGATATTGAATGAAGATAAACAGAGTTAG
- a CDS encoding amino acid-binding protein, giving the protein MVAKQLSIFLENKSGRLTEVTEVLAKEGVNLSALCIAENADFGILRGIVSEPDKAYKALKDNHFAVNVTDVVGINCPNIPGSLSKVLRFLSDEGVFIEYMYSFANGETANVIIRPNDMENCIRVLTEKKVDLLAASDLYKL; this is encoded by the coding sequence ATGGTAGCAAAACAACTTTCTATTTTCCTTGAGAATAAGTCCGGTCGTCTGACAGAAGTGACTGAAGTGCTTGCGAAAGAAGGTGTCAATCTTTCCGCTCTCTGTATTGCTGAGAATGCTGATTTTGGTATTCTTCGTGGTATTGTATCTGAACCGGATAAGGCATATAAAGCTTTAAAAGATAATCATTTTGCTGTGAATGTGACGGATGTGGTGGGCATTAATTGTCCTAATATTCCGGGTTCGCTGTCAAAAGTCCTGCGTTTTTTGTCCGATGAGGGTGTTTTCATTGAATATATGTATTCATTTGCCAATGGTGAAACGGCGAATGTCATTATTCGTCCCAACGATATGGAAAACTGTATCCGTGTACTGACTGAAAAGAAAGTAGATTTGCTTGCGGCGAGCGATTTGTATAAATTGTAA
- a CDS encoding phenylacetate--CoA ligase family protein, which translates to MIWNESIECMDRESLRKIQSIRLKKIVEHVYHNTPFYRKKMQELGITPDDINSIDDIVKLPFTTKYDLRDNYPFGLCAVPMSQIVRIHASSGTTGKPTVVGYTRKDLSSWAECLSRAFTAYGADSSDFFHVAYGYGLFTGGLGAHAGAENIGASVIPMSSGNTEKQITLMHDFGSTVLCCTPSYALYLADAIKDSGLPREEFKLKIGAFGAEPWTENMRNEIEEKLGIKAYDIYGLSEIAGPGVGYECECQHGTHLNEDHYFPEIINPNTLEPAAPGETGELVFTHLTKEGMPLLRYRTKDLTALHYDKCTCGRTLVRMDRILGRSDDMLIIRGVNVFPTQIESVILEMEEFEPHYLLIVDRKNNTDTMELQVEVRPEYYSDEINKMLALKKKLAGRLQSVLGLGVDVRLVEPRSIERSVGKAKRVIDNRKL; encoded by the coding sequence ATGATTTGGAATGAAAGCATCGAATGTATGGATCGTGAAAGCCTCCGTAAAATCCAAAGCATTCGCCTCAAAAAGATCGTGGAGCATGTTTATCACAACACTCCTTTCTACCGTAAGAAAATGCAGGAACTGGGAATCACCCCGGACGATATTAATAGTATAGATGATATCGTGAAACTCCCTTTTACTACCAAATATGACTTGCGCGATAATTATCCTTTCGGACTTTGTGCCGTACCTATGAGCCAGATCGTACGTATTCATGCCTCGTCCGGTACTACAGGTAAGCCCACCGTAGTGGGATATACCCGCAAGGACCTTTCGTCTTGGGCAGAATGTCTTTCGCGTGCTTTTACGGCTTATGGTGCGGATAGTTCCGACTTTTTTCATGTAGCCTACGGGTATGGCTTGTTTACAGGCGGGCTGGGTGCTCATGCAGGTGCTGAGAATATAGGTGCTTCCGTAATTCCGATGTCAAGCGGAAACACGGAAAAGCAAATTACTTTAATGCATGATTTTGGTTCTACGGTACTTTGTTGTACGCCATCTTATGCTCTCTATCTGGCGGATGCCATTAAAGATTCCGGTTTGCCCCGCGAAGAATTCAAACTGAAAATAGGGGCTTTCGGTGCAGAACCCTGGACAGAGAATATGCGTAATGAGATTGAAGAAAAACTGGGCATTAAAGCCTATGACATCTATGGATTGAGTGAGATAGCTGGTCCCGGTGTAGGTTATGAGTGTGAATGTCAGCATGGTACTCACCTTAACGAAGACCATTATTTCCCTGAAATTATCAATCCGAATACCTTGGAACCGGCTGCTCCCGGTGAGACAGGCGAACTTGTATTCACCCATTTGACCAAAGAAGGTATGCCCCTGTTGCGTTACCGTACCAAGGATCTTACCGCCTTGCATTATGACAAATGTACTTGTGGACGTACGCTGGTTCGTATGGATCGTATTCTTGGCCGTAGTGACGATATGCTCATTATCCGTGGTGTCAATGTATTCCCGACTCAGATAGAGTCTGTCATCCTTGAAATGGAGGAATTTGAACCGCATTATCTTTTGATTGTGGATCGTAAGAATAATACCGATACCATGGAATTACAGGTTGAAGTGCGTCCGGAATACTACTCTGATGAAATCAACAAGATGCTGGCATTAAAGAAAAAATTGGCCGGTCGTCTTCAAAGTGTCCTGGGACTGGGTGTGGATGTCCGTCTGGTAGAACCTCGCAGCATCGAACGTAGTGTGGGTAAAGCTAAACGTGTGATTGATAATCGGAAACTGTAA